The nucleotide window GCTATAGATTCCGCCTTCAAAACCGCTGGCAGTAAATAATCGCAGGCTTAGCGATTCGCCTTCACTCTCTTTTACGTCGTTGACTAAAACGATTTGCGGCAATCGCAGGCGTTCTTTCTCCGCTTCGATTGCCTGACGCGCCTGGGCGCGGCTCAAGCCGCGATAAAGGTTTTCAAAAAGGTTTTCGTCAAACAGGCTCATGGGGATAGCCTGAAAATCGAAATGCGACAGGGTGTCAACCAGTTGGGATTCAATAGAGCGATGATAGCGCGACATCATCAGGCGATAGGAATCTTTGAGTTTTTCGCCCAGCAACGCTTCACCGGCAATCGGGCGGCGTGCTCCTTCAACTTCAAAACGGTACTTGGCGCGAACATAATCGGCAAGCGTCGCGTCATCTGATGCGGCGACGAATCCATAACTGATATGCAGCAGTTCGCGCTGATGCATACGCGCAAGCAGAACTTCCGGCTCATCTGTGAATTTACGCAGGCGTTCGATTACCGAGGTGATGGGAATGGTTTCACCGGCTTCGATGGCAACGGTCAAACCTTCGATGCAGGCGCGTCTCGCGAGCGAATCCCCGGCAATGTCACGCAAAACCGCATCGAAATAATAGCTGATGCGTCCTTGCAGAATTTCTTCCGTGTAGATGCGCTCAAATTCCATGAATGATTTCAGGCGTGAGGATTGTGCCGCCGCCGCATCCAGCAAAGCCCGTAGGTAAAACAGGTCGCTCCCGAGTTGTTGCAACATCAACTCGACCGTTGATTCGCTGATTTCAATCCCCAGTTGTTCGGCGTGCGCGCCAATCATGCGTTCGGCAGGTTCTTCTGCAAGCGGTTCCAGACGAAGCAGGTGCAGCCGTTCAAAGAAGGCTTCATCGGCAGGGATGATTTCAGTAATCATTCGCTGCAAGCCGCACATTAAATAATTAACTGTGGTTTTTTTATCAACGCTTGAAAGTTTATATGAAAGGTCATCCTGATTGATGGCACGGAACATTTCGACACGCAGGTTGATGCCATCGCGATTATCCTCAGTGGCTTTCGCCAGCCAGTGAAAATTGTCGAGCATCACAAAAGGCGAAAGTTGGGTGTGCGCGGCGATAACCATTGGCGCAGCCAGCGCGCAGCGCACAGCGCCAAGCAGATCACCGGCTTTTTTCGCCTGTAAAAAATGGTCAAGCAGATTCGTCACCCACGGGCGGTCATCAAGTGACGCTTTATCTATGATGTCGGTAAAAGTTGCCGTCGCCAGTGCTAAAAATTTAGCATCCTGATGGCGGAACGCCAGAAACTGCGCCAGCACCCGTGACAGGTACTCTTTGGCAAACTGTTCGGGTTCGAGGTGGTACGGGCGAAAAGCAAAATAGACGGGCAATACCTGCCCAGAGGCGAGAAAAAGTCTATCGAAAGTTTTTCTCAACGTTTCGGTTTTACCGATGCGGGGTGCGCCAAGTAGCAAGGCAATAGCGCCGGTCTCTTTCGCTTGATAAGGAAAAGCTTTTTGTGCTGCCGCGTTTTTAAAAAGCGTCAATTGTCTGGGTTTGAGGTAGCCGAAAGTGGCAAGCGCGATAAGTTGGGCAATGTCATCTTCGCGGTCGAAAAATTCCAAGTCTGTGAGGCGACTGAGTATCTGCATATTAAAAAGGTGTTCCCACGAAAAAAGAAAATGACGAATCCGCGTTTAATCCAAATATTATTCTTCAAAAATCGCCACCTGGTCGCGTCCGCGAGCTTTTGCTTCGTAAAGCGCCGCGTCCGCCGATTGAATGATGAGATGTGGCGAGTTGATGGATTTACTGAATGACGAAACCCCAATGCTTAGGGTGACGCGGTTCATCTCACCACCCTGTTCGGTGGCGAGTTCGATTTGCCGAACCTCTTTGCACAACCGTTCGGCTATACGCGAAGCGGAGGCTAAATCGGTTTCCGGTAAAATAATGCAAAACTCATCACCGGCAAATCGCGCAGGCATATCGATGGTGCGAATCGAGCGTCGGAAAATATTGGCAACCTGAATCAACATGCGGTCGGCATTGGTGTGCCCGTAAAGATCGTTGTAGCTTTTAAAATAATCAATGTCGATCAACATGAATGCCAGCGGGGTGTTATGGCGTTTGGAACGCTCGACCTCTTCAAACAGTCGTTCTTCAAGATAACGACGATTCGGCAATCCCGTCAGTTCATCGGTCAATGACATCTGCTGATACTGTTCAGCCTTTTTATACCACTCAGTTCGATCAATGATGAGGGCAATCTGCGGGGCAATCATATCGAGAATCAACAGGTCTTGCTTATCGTAAGCGGTTCCGTCTTTGCGGTCGGTTAAATTCAAGACCCCGAATTTGCGACTGCCCAGGGTGATGGGGTAGCTGATAAACGATTTGGTCTTATAATTCGCCGCGCGGCTGCTTCGCACACGTCGGTCTGTATCCACATTGTGAACCAGCAGCGGCAGACCGCTGTAGAGCACCGCGCCGGAAATCCCTTCGCCGAGTTTGACGCGAATTTTACTTAATGACTCGAAATCGGCTCCCACCGCCGCTTCCAGAGAAAGTTCAGCAGTTTCCGGGTTATAAAGCATCAGCGAACCGCGCTCGGCTTTCATGATTTCATTGAACTTTTTCAAAATGTCCAGATAAACCGATTGCGAATCCAGGGTCGGCGCGACATCACGCAGAAAATCCTGAAATTGCACCAATGCCCGATTTTTATTTTCGAGTTCATCGGAAAGTCGAATGATTTCCAGGTGCGCATCCAGAAGATTAGGAGCGTTTTCGAGTTCATTGATTGACGATAAGCTGGAGTGCTCTCGCGCAAAGTGGGCATTTGCGGTTGAGGAAACGACCTCTGCAATCTCCGCAAGTTCAAACGGGTCATTGAACTTGATGTTTTGCAAAGCCGCGCCGGTTTCGACAGGTTGATAATCCTGATAACGATTTAAAAATTTTGAATAATTTGCCGATGAGGTAAAAGTTCTGCCTCCGAGAATAACCAGTGGTTTCGGGTGATTATGCGCCGCAAAGGCAAAACACTTTAGCCCGACGTGACAGGTATATTCGATTTTTCCGACCGCACGGATTGCCCGCTGGTAAGCTGTCCCACAATCGGCGTCACAACGGTTGGCGTGAACCGGAGATTTCTGCATCGCCTGACAGATGCTATTTTCGTTCGCGGTTTCTCCAACATAAATATTGCTTTCATCAAGCGTCGTCAGGGCAATATTATTTTTTTCCGCCAGCGATTGCTGTATAGGCAACCACGCCGAAAGCGGCGTGTCCGGTGAAGGCGTGTGATTGGATGGTAAAGAATTTTTCACGAGTTCCGGTAGCAAGCTGATTTAGAAAGCCCTCGAAGAGCTTTTCCCTCCCAAGCCTATTCGCTTTAGATGAAGTTGTTTTGGTTCTTTGGAGACAAACAGGAACCTATGAGCTGTAAAGGTGTAGTAAATGTCCCCCGCTCTAACCAAGTCGCGTTGATGTAGCGAAGAAATGCTTCCCCGAATCGCATTTCGTGGTGAAACTATCATATGGGTTATCGCTTTGCAATCACCCAACCGATTACCTGCTCAGGTAATATTAATTTCACTGAATCAAACAAATATCTGCCTGTTGGCTTTAGCATTTTGATGAACCAACTCGGGAAAAACAGAGGACCGTGAATCGAAATTTTTTCACTCAAAGCTTACTTGAAACCTGCCTAATCCCCGGTTCCCTTGTTCATTCACCATTTTCTCAACCCCGATTTTTTCGTTCTACAGGGGCAAGCATTCATCTTTCGATTCTCTCCATCAAAATAGTCAATAGGAAAATTTTTCCAAAAAAAAGGTTTCTATACCCTGTTAAGGGGAGCGCACAGCGATTTATAAAAAAATTGTTCAAAAGGGAAGAATTGAAAAGGTATTTAAATGGGGCTTGCACAGAAACCCCGGATGCTGATAACCGGGCAAGGCGGCTTTCGCGATTAATGCGAATAAAAGAGCGCCAATTGCCCGCCGGTATGCCAGAACAACACGGTATCGTGGCGAGTGAGCCGTCCCTGCTTTATCCAATCCAACATTCCGGCAAAGGCTTTTGCGGTATAAACCGGGTCGAGGATGATGCCTTCGGTGCGCGCCAGATTTTTCAGTGCTGCCGATGATGCAGCCGACGCGATGCCATAGCCTTCGCCGATATAGTCATCAAGCACGACGGCTTCCTGATGCAATGATGCCTCGGATATTTCAAGCAGAGCTTTTAATCCGTTGATGACTTGGGAAACTTCAGCGGCAATCGCTTCACTGGGGTCATCAGGACTGACGCCAATGATTTTTGCTTCACTCAACGGACAAAGCGCCGCCCCAACTATTAACCCGGCTTGCGTGCCTCCCGAAGAACTCGAATGAAACATATGGGTCACCCGCACATTCATCGCTTCAAGTTGCGCAGCGGCTTCCTGTGCGGCTTGAACATAACCGAGCGCGCCCAGCGGCATCGATGCCCCAAGCGGAATTTCTAAAACTCGCTTGCCCGTGCTCCTTAAATCTTCGGCTAACGAGTGCATCGTGGTTTGACGGGATTCGCGGTTATCGACCAGATGAACCTTAGCGCCAACCAGTTCATCAACAACCAGACTTGCGGGCTTCCACTCATCTGCGGTTTGCGAACTGCGGTTAAGAATCAGCACACAATCCAAACCCACGCGCGCGCACATGGCTGCGGTCGCCCGGCAATGATTGGATTTTTCTCCGCCGATGGTGAGAACCGTATCAACGCCATCACGGATTGCCTGAGCTAAAACATAATCGAGTTTGCGAACTTTATTGCCGCCAAATCCTGCGCCGGTGTAATCATCGCGTTTGATAAAAATGCGCGGCGCGTTTTCGCCCAGCGTTTGTTGAAATCGCCGGAGTTCTTCAATCGGCGTCGGGTGAACGCCGATGTTCAAACGCGGTGTGTCGGCGAGTTTGGCAAGAGCTTTTTTCTGCAACGCTTCGTTCATCTTATTCCGGTTTCTGATTGCTGGTTTCCGATTTTTTAAACAACGGAAAGATATTCTTAAACAAATATTCTTTAATCACCCGGTCGGCTTCGCGGGTATTTTTACTGGCATCTTTTTCGGTTGGTATGGCGTGGGTATTGAATGCCACGATGTAAGCCGCGCGATTATCCGGGCGCACATAAAAGTGCAGGATGAAGCCGTTCTGGCTGCCGCTATGCCCGATGAAATGCTGCCCGAAATTGTCTTCAATAAAATAGGTCAGCCCCATCGCATCTTTACGGTTTTCACCGTCTGCAACCTGCGGCTCGATGTTGATTTGCGCTTGCCACATCGCTTCAAGCGATGCGCGCTTTAAAACGCCATCATAGATTGCCTGTTTTTTCGCGTCGCCCATCAGGAAATTAATATATTTCGCCATATCGGTGAGCGGCGCATTGAGTCCGCCGTTTGACACTGTGATGCCGGTATCGACATCAAACCGCGCCGGCGTGAGTTTTCCATCTTGCAGGTAATAACTGTGCGAGCGATAGTTGAGTAAATGATAAGGGGTGGCGTCGAAATAGCTGCGATACATCTCCAAAGGCTTGAAAATATTTTTATCGACATAAACTTCAAAATCGTCATGGGTGATGATTTCAATAACCCGACCTAAAAAAATAATCGCCGGATTGGAATAACTCCACTTGGAGCCGGGTTTAAATTGAATCTCTGTGTAAGGCAGCATGGCGACAATTTGCGACCAGTGTTGCGGTTCGTGCGGATGCCAATCTTTGTCGCCGCCCCAGGGCCAGGTCGCATCACGAAACCCGGCGCTATGCGACATCAACTGACGCAAGGTGATTTCACTCATATCGCCGAACGGATTATGCACAGCGCGCAGTTCGGGCAGGTATTTGATAATCGGGTCGTCGAGTTTCAGCAAACCTCTGTCGCGAAGTTGCATGATGGCAATGCCCGTGAAGGTTTTGGTAATCGATGCCCAATGATAAATCGTGTCTTCATCGACGACTTGATTCTTTTCAAGATTGGCCTTGCCATAAAACTCTCTGGCGATGATTTGATTATCGTGAATCAGAAAAAAACTGCTGCCGATGATGCCATGTTTTTTGAGCTGTTGTTCGTAAACCGTTTTGAAACCTTGATAGGCTTGATTGAAATTCTGGGAAGTTTGAGCGTTTACGGTTGTCATAAGCCATGCAAGAGCGCACATCACCGAACAAAGTCGCGTTACTTGATTCATCGTTATCTTGCTCCTATTTTCAAGCAACCGGAGTTTGCCTGAACCTTGCTTTCTTATTCAAGACGAAATCAACCAGGCTATGGCTTCGCCGGTCAGGCAACAGATTTGATAGATTTATCAATGTAAAAGAGCCGACCGGTCAAACCGATTCAAACAACGTGTATAAAAATAGAGGGAATAATTAACGGTTGATTGATTGCCACTCGAAATCAACTGAAAAGCCAGATATTCGCTACTTCTTGAGTCGCAACCACGCGAATCATCGGGTGCGATGCATGCTCATAAGCCAACTCGCTGAATCGTTCGCCGAAGCGTTCCGGGTTTGGCAGCACAATCGCTGCGCGAATGCGATAGTTCACTAACTTTTGAAAAAATTCTCCGGCGATGCCGCTACGCAGGTCGAAAAACTCTTGCCCCAATTCGTTTTCGGTGAGCATCAGCCCTTCAGCGCCAAGCGCCGCAGCAATCGCATCCGAAATATCGCCAACCGTCCGTATGAAAATGCCAACGTCCGAAGCCTTGATGATTTTAGGTTCCTCACTCATTGCTGCTTTGCCTGATTGAGAAATTTGGAAGTGGAAAGCCAATGTTTGTCCGGGTAATAAGCAAAGATCAAATTGCCGTCTTTGAGGGTGTCAATCAACGGTTTGACAACCGAATTTTCCACCGCCGGACAGCCAAGGCTGCGCCCCAACCGTTGATATTGGGCAATCATATTTTTGCTGACGTACCACGCGCCGTGCAAAACGATGGCGCGCGGTTTGGCTTGATCGTTGATTCCCGGTTCCAGCCCCGCAAGCCTTAAAGAATAGCCATGTTCGCCTTCATAGGTTGACTGTGTAACATAGAGACCGAGACTTGATTGCGAACTTCCCGGTCGATTGGAAAATGAGGTGGCAAAGTTTTCGCCGCTGCCTTTGCCATGTGCGACCAACTCATAAAAAAGCACCCGCTTTGCCTGCGTATCCAGTACCCAGAATCGTCGTTTGGTGCTTGGCAAAGAAAAATCGATAATTCCCAGAATTCTGCCGTTGGCGATGCCTTGTTTGGTTGCCGTTTGCGCGGCTTCTAAAGCCAACCGCAACACATTGGGCGACAACGCTTCGACCTCCCAGGGCGTTGCGGCTTTGGTCGATGGGTTGGCGACAGACCCGGTAGCCGAGACACTGAGGAGTAAAAACAAAACCGTCAGCAGGGATTTGAGATAAGGTGAAAACGAAGAACGACTGCTAATAAACTTCATAAAATTCTTTATTGTTGATTCTTAATGCGTGCGTTGACACGAGAATATAAATTAAACCTGCAAATTTGCATACATTCAAGCAATGAATGCAAAACTCGGCATGATTTATAACCGAAGTGTTGGTCAAAGCGAGTGAAGACTGTATTGCAAGTTTGCTGAGACGCGACTATGCCATAAGTCGTGGCAAATCACATACGAATATCACCAAAGCCCGAATAAACCTCACTGCCGCTGTTGCTCGTTTGAGCTTGGCGCATTAGGTTGATTCATTTTGACGTTTTTCGGATTTTACTTTAAAAACGAAATCCTACGCTGACGCTATATTGAGCGTTATGGCTTGTGCCGCCTCCGAACTGCGAAGGGATAAACCCCGGCAAGCTGTAAAAACCAAACTCACATCAACTTTGGATTGAGCAGTCTGCGCCTGTGCCGTTAGAGAATAGCCAATCAATAAAAGTGCTGAAAACAACATCAACTTTTTTAGCGACATAAGGTACTCCTGTCTGAAAAGTTTGCTGGTGAGAGAACTCAGCGGTGAGCCATTTTTGCACCTTGATTGATTAACCCATCAGATCAAAGAAAAGCGCCAACGATGGTTAAAAAGCGCCAGAATTTTTCGGGCTTTAAGGCTTTGTGGCACTTGAAAGGAAATCGTTTTTTGAAGTTTGCCAAATTAAATTTTTACCAGAAATCATTGCCGCCGATGCGAACTTCGTTGATCCCTAAAATGCGCGAACCATGACGATTCGAGCGAAATTCGATATAGGGTTTGCGTTTGATTGGCGTGGTCACCATTCGCGTGAGCGCATCTTTGGCAGCTTCCCAACGCTTGAAATTGCGTTCCTGATCTTTGGGATTTTGTGTCGCGAAGTTTTGATAATCGCCGTGGCCTTTTTCATAGCCGAGATATTGACCGGAAGCTTTGACAATGTCGGACAGGGTAATCTGGTCGCGGGTTCTGGCGGTTGCGCCAAGATAGGATTCGGCAGTGACCTTTTCGGAATACGCCTGGTTCATTTTTTTCTGCGCCGCGCCGAGATTTTCTGTCGCCCGGTCATAAGCCGCTTTAGCCGCGCTTACTGCGGATTGATATTTTTCCGCGCCCATCTCTTTCTGATATTTGCTTGGTTGTTTGGTTAAATCTTCATAAGTTTTGGTTGCTTCATCGCGCGTCGCGCGGGCATTTTCCAGAAGTCTTTGCGACAGCAAATCGCGATAATTTTTGCGGGCTTTTTCAATCAAGCTTTTGCGGTTGAGAATGGTTGACGCGACGGCTTCGGCTTCTTCCGTAAGCCCCGGGGCGATTTCCGCAGATTGCTCACCAAACACCGTAAACAGAGCGTCGTTTAATTCATTAACGCTATATTCAGCCAACGGATTGGTGAACAAAATCAAGGTTTTCGGCAAATCGGAGGCATATTGCAGGTCGCCTGCGACAAAGCCTTGACGACCGGCAGGCGAATTTGGCGCAATCGGTTTTTTGACATCCGGGGTCGCGCCGAGCGGTTGCGGGCTGCGGGTTCTGCCAGGTCCGCCGCCCCCTTGCGGCGCATTCGGATGGGTTTCGTTGCCGCTCCAGCCGGAATATTCGTCGCTTTGTGAGCCAAGTCCTGCATCGGGTTTATCGGAATCGTTTGCTGCCATTTTTGCATCCTTTCAAATCGCTAATGCGAAAGTTTGACGGCTTCTTCGATTAAGCTGTCAGCTTCTCTATCACCGATGAACCGGTGAATCAAATGGTGCGTGAGATAAATCAGCGGGGTGAGGCTAACGGCAATCAGCAGTTTATATGAATAATTGGTGAAGGCGAGTCCGAGAAAATCTCTAGTCTTTAATTTGCCCGGCAACCAGAAAGCAATTGCCAGGATGACAAACGTATCAACAAACTGAGAGAAAATCGTTGAGCCGGTTGACCTCAGCCACAGATGCCTGCCGCCGGTTTGGTCGCGAAAGCGCCAGAATACGAAAACATCCAAAAGCTGACTGATGATGAATGCAATGATGCTGCCGACGATAATCCACAGCGATTGTCCAAGCACTTGATTGAACGCTTCATCGCTTACCGGCGAAACCGGCGCTGCCGGAATGTTGATTGCAATAAAAATGAGGGCAAAGGCAAACAAAATGAGTCCGACCGTTATAAAGGTTAAATGCCTGACGCCATCGCGCCCGAAATATTCATTGATTAAATCGGTGGTTAAAAAAACGACAGGCCAGGGAACGACGCCCATGCTCATCACATAGGTCCCGACTTGAATCAATTTGCCGCCGAGGATTTCCGCCAGCAAAGCATTGGTTACGAAAAAGCCCGCGAGAAGCAGGTATACCAGGTCTTTCCGATTATTGAAGCTCAACCACTCATCCTTTCACTCAGTAACGTTCTGTTAAACATATAAAAGAAATCAGCCGTGATGAGCAAGCATCTGAGGGGTTGAGCCGTAAGTTAAATTGTAAAAAACCGGTTTTGCTTCACAGGTGGCAAACAAAATATTTGCTTCACGCCTTATTTGTTCGCCGCGCTTTTGGCAATTTCAGCCGCATATTTGTCATAGGCTTTTTTTAATTTCGTATCATATTGATTTTCCGCGTAACCCGCGCCGTTATAACCGCGCGCAAAATCCGCCCAGTTTTTATCGGTCAGCGATTTGGTTAAATTGGCAGCTTTGATGAATGAAACAAAGGCTTCCAGATGTCGCCCCTCGGATTGATACATCGCCACAATGAAATCATCAACCGTTGTATAACCGAGTTTGGCATAGTGAAATCCCATAATCTGAAAACGCCCCCACGATGCCGATTGCAAAGCCGCCGCGCGGTCAAGCGCCATGGCTTTTTCCAGCCGGTCATATTCAGCCTCGCCGCCTTTGTAGAGTTTTTTGTTCCAGCTTTTGCTCGATATATCGGGCGCGCATTTGTCGTAAGCGTGTTTGGTTAATCGCGAAAAAATATGCGCTTCAAAAAGGATTTTCGGTCTGCCGCTGGCGAAATAACCGCTGCCTGCCGATTCGATTTCGTTGACCGCTTTGATGGCTGCGACTTCACAACCCAACGTCTTAGCGGCGGTTTCAAAATCACTTTCGGCAAGCGCATTGCCGCCGCTTGCCGCAGGCAATGTGCAGGTGAGACTGAGAAAGGTAAATTCGCGGCTGTTCGGAGCAATCAAGCCGCTGGGGTTGGCAAAATTCATGGTCAGGCGTTGAAAGCCTTCAATCAAGCCGATGGTTTTATTGCCCGGGTCGCCATCAACTTTAATCGGCGCGTAAGGAATCGGCAGGTTCTGATTGAGCAAGCCTTGAACAATCACTGCGTCATCTTTGTTATTGTTGCCGAGTCTGCCGACTGAACCACTGATTGAAATCATGTGTACACCTCCGGTTGCGGATATGCTGAGATTTCCAATAAGGATTTGTGGCTGTTGATTGAACTTTCAGGCAGTCGCAATATTACTGCAACTGCCCTGATGAACAAAAGATGAAAGGTAAAAAAAGTGATTGCCTTACTTTTTCAAAATGGCAATGGTTGCGCCGGTGCCGCCTTCGTTTTGCGGCGCGAAAGCGAAACTTTGCACATGCGTATGACCTTTCAATAAATTCATTACCGCCTGTCGCAATGCGCCTTTGCCATGCCCGTGAACGATGCGCACGCTGTCTGCGCCTGAGAGAAACGCTTCGTCGAGAAATTTATCCACGCGGTCTTCGGCTTCATCGGTTGTCAGTCCGATGATGTTCAATTCGCGCGCGAAGTTTTCGTCAATGCGAACGTTGGCGCTCACCCCTTTCGGTAATTTCGCCGTCGCTTTATTTGGCGGTTGCGCGGCTTTGATTAATTTCAGTTCATCGCGTTTAGCGCGAAATCTGAGCGAACCGACCAGCACCGTAAAGGTTCCGTCGTTGATGGTTTCGACCACGCCTTCCTGTCCAATCGAATTGATGCGCACATGGTCGCGTTCATTAATCTCTTCGGTGGCGGTTTCAAATACGCTCGGTTCAACGACCGGTTCAGTCGATGAGGTTGTCGAAGTTTGCGAGGTTCCGCCGGATGCAGCCTGTTTGCGAATTTTCACGCCAGCCGAACGGCGCAAGTCTGCGGCGCGGGCTTCGGCTTCTTTCTTGAGACGCGCAGCGAGCACTTTGTCTTGAATGCTCTTGAGGTATTTTTCGCTCTCTTCGCTGAACTGGCGTATGACTTCTGCCAGTTGATGCTCGAACGCTTTGCGGCGTTCGGTTTCGCGTTTGGCAAAATCCAAATCAAGCCGCGCATATTTTTGTGCAGTGGCTTCGCGTTCTTCTTCAAGCGCGCCTTGCAAGGCTTCCTGTTCATCAACCAGCAGCTTGAGTTGCTTCAAATAATCGCTCGCCTGGGTGTGCAGCGGGTCGAGGTTGGCTTGCGCCGCTTGAATGACTTCCGCAGGTAAATTCATGCGTTTAGCGATTTCCAATCCCGATGACGCGCCCGCTACGCCAACGATGAGCCGATAGGTTGGCTTCAAGGTCTTTTCATCGAACTCAACCGAAGCGTTCAACACGCCTTCGGTTTGCGAAGCCCAAACTTTCAATGGGTTGTAATGCGTCGTGGCAATCGTCGTCGCGCCCGTCTGTTGAAAATGGTTGACGATGGCGATGCCTAACGCTGCGCCTTCGTCGGGGTCGGTTCCGGTGCCGACTTCATCGAGCAAAATCAACGCAGGCGGCGCAACCAGTTCCATCATCTCGGCAATATTTTTCATGTGCGCGGTGAAGGTCGAGAGATTTGCGGCAATCGATTGCTGGTCGCCAATGTCTGCAAGAATTTTTTCAAAGACCGGCATGGCAGCCTCAGTTGCAGGGACATGCAAACCCATCTGCGCCATCAAGGCAATCAGCCCTGTGGTTTTCGTTACCACGGTTTTACCGCCGGCATTGGGACCGCTGATGACAAAGGTCAGATGCGCTTCATCCATCT belongs to Acidobacteriota bacterium and includes:
- a CDS encoding queuosine precursor transporter, whose protein sequence is MSFNNRKDLVYLLLAGFFVTNALLAEILGGKLIQVGTYVMSMGVVPWPVVFLTTDLINEYFGRDGVRHLTFITVGLILFAFALIFIAINIPAAPVSPVSDEAFNQVLGQSLWIIVGSIIAFIISQLLDVFVFWRFRDQTGGRHLWLRSTGSTIFSQFVDTFVILAIAFWLPGKLKTRDFLGLAFTNYSYKLLIAVSLTPLIYLTHHLIHRFIGDREADSLIEEAVKLSH
- a CDS encoding D-cysteine desulfhydrase family protein; translated protein: MNEALQKKALAKLADTPRLNIGVHPTPIEELRRFQQTLGENAPRIFIKRDDYTGAGFGGNKVRKLDYVLAQAIRDGVDTVLTIGGEKSNHCRATAAMCARVGLDCVLILNRSSQTADEWKPASLVVDELVGAKVHLVDNRESRQTTMHSLAEDLRSTGKRVLEIPLGASMPLGALGYVQAAQEAAAQLEAMNVRVTHMFHSSSSGGTQAGLIVGAALCPLSEAKIIGVSPDDPSEAIAAEVSQVINGLKALLEISEASLHQEAVVLDDYIGEGYGIASAASSAALKNLARTEGIILDPVYTAKAFAGMLDWIKQGRLTRHDTVLFWHTGGQLALFYSH
- a CDS encoding DUF4180 domain-containing protein; the encoded protein is MSEEPKIIKASDVGIFIRTVGDISDAIAAALGAEGLMLTENELGQEFFDLRSGIAGEFFQKLVNYRIRAAIVLPNPERFGERFSELAYEHASHPMIRVVATQEVANIWLFS
- a CDS encoding ATP-binding protein; this translates as MQILSRLTDLEFFDREDDIAQLIALATFGYLKPRQLTLFKNAAAQKAFPYQAKETGAIALLLGAPRIGKTETLRKTFDRLFLASGQVLPVYFAFRPYHLEPEQFAKEYLSRVLAQFLAFRHQDAKFLALATATFTDIIDKASLDDRPWVTNLLDHFLQAKKAGDLLGAVRCALAAPMVIAAHTQLSPFVMLDNFHWLAKATEDNRDGINLRVEMFRAINQDDLSYKLSSVDKKTTVNYLMCGLQRMITEIIPADEAFFERLHLLRLEPLAEEPAERMIGAHAEQLGIEISESTVELMLQQLGSDLFYLRALLDAAAAQSSRLKSFMEFERIYTEEILQGRISYYFDAVLRDIAGDSLARRACIEGLTVAIEAGETIPITSVIERLRKFTDEPEVLLARMHQRELLHISYGFVAASDDATLADYVRAKYRFEVEGARRPIAGEALLGEKLKDSYRLMMSRYHRSIESQLVDTLSHFDFQAIPMSLFDENLFENLYRGLSRAQARQAIEAEKERLRLPQIVLVNDVKESEGESLSLRLFTASGFEGGIYSETNEALWLIGLFNSKEPLDVKTIEQTELKFEVASRNVLFGNFANATRWYISKEGFTKEAIELLKSLQAYHSNYNQLDALHEFLQKSEAQPTERRAANEVELIIPFDDEAELIAARTVEQIARSAEFDKESINQIKTALIEACINAAEHSNSPDRKIYLRFILEEDRLMISVANKGKSFGGILETSGMVSDATVGTRGRGLKIIRALMDEVKFERADDGTNLIMAKLLNRPQSG
- a CDS encoding N-acetylmuramidase family protein, translated to MISISGSVGRLGNNNKDDAVIVQGLLNQNLPIPYAPIKVDGDPGNKTIGLIEGFQRLTMNFANPSGLIAPNSREFTFLSLTCTLPAASGGNALAESDFETAAKTLGCEVAAIKAVNEIESAGSGYFASGRPKILFEAHIFSRLTKHAYDKCAPDISSKSWNKKLYKGGEAEYDRLEKAMALDRAAALQSASWGRFQIMGFHYAKLGYTTVDDFIVAMYQSEGRHLEAFVSFIKAANLTKSLTDKNWADFARGYNGAGYAENQYDTKLKKAYDKYAAEIAKSAANK
- a CDS encoding murein L,D-transpeptidase catalytic domain family protein, which codes for MKFISSRSSFSPYLKSLLTVLFLLLSVSATGSVANPSTKAATPWEVEALSPNVLRLALEAAQTATKQGIANGRILGIIDFSLPSTKRRFWVLDTQAKRVLFYELVAHGKGSGENFATSFSNRPGSSQSSLGLYVTQSTYEGEHGYSLRLAGLEPGINDQAKPRAIVLHGAWYVSKNMIAQYQRLGRSLGCPAVENSVVKPLIDTLKDGNLIFAYYPDKHWLSTSKFLNQAKQQ
- a CDS encoding diguanylate cyclase, with the translated sequence MKNSLPSNHTPSPDTPLSAWLPIQQSLAEKNNIALTTLDESNIYVGETANENSICQAMQKSPVHANRCDADCGTAYQRAIRAVGKIEYTCHVGLKCFAFAAHNHPKPLVILGGRTFTSSANYSKFLNRYQDYQPVETGAALQNIKFNDPFELAEIAEVVSSTANAHFAREHSSLSSINELENAPNLLDAHLEIIRLSDELENKNRALVQFQDFLRDVAPTLDSQSVYLDILKKFNEIMKAERGSLMLYNPETAELSLEAAVGADFESLSKIRVKLGEGISGAVLYSGLPLLVHNVDTDRRVRSSRAANYKTKSFISYPITLGSRKFGVLNLTDRKDGTAYDKQDLLILDMIAPQIALIIDRTEWYKKAEQYQQMSLTDELTGLPNRRYLEERLFEEVERSKRHNTPLAFMLIDIDYFKSYNDLYGHTNADRMLIQVANIFRRSIRTIDMPARFAGDEFCIILPETDLASASRIAERLCKEVRQIELATEQGGEMNRVTLSIGVSSFSKSINSPHLIIQSADAALYEAKARGRDQVAIFEE
- a CDS encoding serine hydrolase domain-containing protein, with protein sequence MNQVTRLCSVMCALAWLMTTVNAQTSQNFNQAYQGFKTVYEQQLKKHGIIGSSFFLIHDNQIIAREFYGKANLEKNQVVDEDTIYHWASITKTFTGIAIMQLRDRGLLKLDDPIIKYLPELRAVHNPFGDMSEITLRQLMSHSAGFRDATWPWGGDKDWHPHEPQHWSQIVAMLPYTEIQFKPGSKWSYSNPAIIFLGRVIEIITHDDFEVYVDKNIFKPLEMYRSYFDATPYHLLNYRSHSYYLQDGKLTPARFDVDTGITVSNGGLNAPLTDMAKYINFLMGDAKKQAIYDGVLKRASLEAMWQAQINIEPQVADGENRKDAMGLTYFIEDNFGQHFIGHSGSQNGFILHFYVRPDNRAAYIVAFNTHAIPTEKDASKNTREADRVIKEYLFKNIFPLFKKSETSNQKPE